Proteins encoded by one window of Actinocorallia herbida:
- a CDS encoding thiolase family protein: MSTPERIVILDGARTPVGGFGGAFKDVPAHELGAAAARAALARAGVGAEDIGEVVMGCIGQVGPDAYNARRVALAAGLPVSTPAYTVNRLCGSGLQAVWSAAMQMRWDGGVDFALAGGDENMSRMPFYDFGARSGYKLGDRTLVDGTVGMLTDPFHGIHMGVTAENVATKYGIGRAEQDAFAAESQRRAATEQARAAFAEEITAVSTGGRKPVTVDTDEHPRPGTTVETLAKLRPAFVKDGTVTAGNASGINDGAGVVVLARETAAAERGLTGLAVIESVATAAIEPELMGYAPVPALAKLFKQTGLTPADVDVIELNEAFASQAVAVIRDAGLDPAKTNPYGGAIALGHPVGATGGILTLRVAKDLVRRDLELGVVTMCIGGGQALAALVRRVS, translated from the coding sequence ATGAGCACCCCCGAGCGGATCGTCATCCTGGACGGCGCGCGCACGCCCGTCGGCGGCTTCGGCGGCGCGTTCAAGGACGTGCCCGCCCATGAGCTCGGCGCCGCCGCGGCCAGGGCCGCCCTCGCCCGCGCGGGCGTCGGCGCCGAGGACATCGGCGAGGTCGTCATGGGCTGCATCGGCCAGGTCGGCCCCGACGCCTACAACGCGCGCCGGGTCGCGCTGGCCGCGGGGCTGCCCGTCTCGACGCCCGCCTACACCGTGAACCGCCTGTGCGGTTCGGGCCTCCAGGCCGTGTGGTCGGCCGCGATGCAGATGCGCTGGGACGGCGGCGTCGACTTCGCCCTCGCGGGCGGTGACGAGAACATGTCGCGGATGCCGTTCTACGACTTCGGCGCGCGCTCGGGCTACAAGCTCGGCGACCGCACCCTGGTCGACGGCACCGTCGGCATGCTGACCGACCCGTTCCACGGCATCCACATGGGCGTCACCGCCGAGAACGTCGCCACGAAGTACGGCATCGGGCGCGCGGAGCAGGACGCGTTCGCCGCCGAGTCCCAGCGCCGCGCCGCGACCGAGCAGGCTCGCGCGGCCTTCGCCGAGGAGATCACCGCGGTCTCCACCGGCGGCCGCAAGCCCGTCACCGTGGACACCGACGAGCACCCGCGCCCCGGCACGACCGTGGAGACCCTGGCGAAGCTGCGCCCGGCGTTCGTCAAGGACGGCACGGTGACCGCGGGCAACGCCTCCGGCATCAACGACGGCGCGGGCGTCGTGGTGCTGGCCCGTGAGACCGCCGCCGCCGAGCGCGGGCTGACCGGCCTCGCGGTGATCGAGTCGGTGGCGACCGCCGCGATCGAGCCCGAGCTGATGGGCTACGCGCCGGTGCCCGCGCTGGCCAAGCTGTTCAAGCAGACCGGGCTCACCCCTGCCGACGTCGACGTGATCGAGCTGAACGAGGCGTTCGCCTCCCAGGCCGTCGCGGTGATCCGGGACGCGGGTCTCGACCCGGCGAAGACCAACCCTTACGGCGGTGCGATCGCGCTCGGTCACCCCGTCGGGGCGACCGGCGGCATCCTCACCCTGCGCGTCGCGAAGGACCTGGTCCGCCGCGATCTCGAGCTGGGCGTCGTCACCATGTGCATCGGCGGCGGTCAGGCGCTCGCGGCCCTCGTCCGGCGCGTTTCCTGA